From the genome of Jannaschia sp. S6380:
CTTCGCCGAGTTCGCCGCTGACGCCGCCCGGGCGGGCGTCTGGTCCAGCGCCGCCTGATCTCCGGGAGCGTGGGGGCGGTCCGTTCCCGCGTCTTCCTTCAACCCCTGAAAGGAAACGCCATGTCCACCACCTTCTTCGTCCTCCTGCAGCTCTCGATCCTCGCCTATGCGCTGGTCGCAGGTGTCTTTCTCGCCTTCTCGGACTTCATCATGCGCTCGCTCGCGCTGACTGGCGGCATGGGCGGCGTCGAGGCCATGCAGGTCATCAACCGCGAGGTCTTTCGCTGGGTCTTCATGGCCCTGTTCCTCGGCATGGCCGCGGTGTCGGTCCTGATCGCAGGCTATGCCTGGGTCGCGCTATCCGGCCCGGCGGGAACGCTGATCGGCCTTGCGGCGCTGGTTTATCTCATCGGCTGCTTTGGCGTCACGGTCGCTTTCAACGTTCCAATGAACGAGGCGCTGGCCGGGATGGAACTGAGAAAAGAGACCACGCGCGACTACTGGCTGCAGACCTACGTGCCGCGCTGGACCTTCTGGAACTCGGTCCGCACGGGGGCCGCCGCGCTCTCGGCCGCGCTCCTGCTGTTCGGGCTGCTGTGGATGACCCAGATCCAGTCGCAGCCTGCCTGACGACCCCGCGGCGGAGCGGAACGACCCCGGGTTCCGCCCCGCCGCCAAGGCCCCCTACATTCCCACACATCCGCCCAGCGAGGCCATCGGATGAACGCGCTCGAAAAGGTCAATATTGCCATCCTGCTGGCGACGATCACCTACATCATCGCCATCAACAGCCTCCTGAGCGGGACGGACCAGATCGGCCCGGGGATGCGCTGGTTCATCACCTTCCTGACGAGCGTCGGCCTCTTTCGGCTGCTCATCATTCTGGTCTACTGGATCATCCGTGCCTCGGACACGCTTCTGGCCATCTACCACCAGGGGCGCTTCCTCAAGGGGCTCTGGACCTACCGCTACGAGGTCGACGGGGTGCCGCACACGGGGATCTGGCGGATCTCGCAGGACCTCGCGTCGATCTCGATCACCGGCTACGGCATCGACGCGAAAGGCCGGATCGACAGCCATTTCCGCAGCGTCAGTCCACTTTTCGAGCATCAGGGCGTCGAAGAGATCATGTTCGCCCGCACCGACACGACGACCGGCGACGAGCATTTCGCCAAGACGACGCTCTACGTCGATCGCCTCGGCCGCCCGAACTGGCGCTCCGGCCCGACGTTCATGCGGGCCCAATCGGTGCTCTACGGCCACGACGAGGACGGCGCCCGTCACGCAGACATCATCCTGCGGGGGGCAAACCTAGGCCAGAGCGAAGCCCGGATAGTCGAGGAGATGTGCGGCGCGGCGCGGGCCGGGCTCCTCGCACTGGACGCGAGCCGACCGCCCGCAGACCGACCGGCGCTCGTGTCCTGAACCGAGCTGCGCGCCGCGATCGCCGCCTCTCGCTTGTTCGCGGCCATGTTGATCCAGACCCAGCCATACGTCTCCACACCGCTCGCTCCGGCGTGGAATGTGCCTTACGCCAGTGGTGCGGCAGACTTTGGTGGACGGCTGAGCGCCTCGGCCAGCATGTCGAACACCACCCGCACGCGGCGGGATGTGCGTAGCTCGCGATGGGTGAGCAGCCACATCGGCACCGGCACGCTGAAGCCCGGCGCCGCGCGCGCGATATCAGGGTCGGCCAGCGCGATCTCGTCCATCATCAGCCCCACGCCCATGCCGCGCCGGACATAGGCCCATTGCACAAGATGCGCCTCGCACAGGATGCGGAACTGGCGTGCCTCGATGGGATAGCCCCGCTCGGTCAGGGCGCGTGCCATGTTGGCGCTGCCCTCGAAACCGATGAAATCGGCGCGCGAGAGGTCACCGCCGAGCCGCTCGAGGTAGTCGCGCCGGGCAAACAAACCCGCAGAGCGGTCGGGCGTGCGGCGCGCGATCAGGTCGCCTTGAGTGGGCTCGGCGTTGCGGATCGCGATATCGGCCTCGCGCAGTTGCAAATCGCTCTGCTGGCCGGTGGCGACGATGGTGATCTCGATATCGGGATGGGCGGCGCGCAGGCTCTCCAGCACGGGGGGCAGGATGAACGCGCTGACCGCCTCTCCGGCGGTGATGCGGATTGGGCCATCGAGGCTCTGGCTCCGCCCCGAGGCCGTCAGCACCACCCTCTGCGCGGCCTCGCCCATGGCGCGCACATGCTCGAGCAGGTCCAGCCCGGCGGGGGTGACGATGAGGCGCTTGCCGATCCGCTCGAATAGCGTCACGTCCAGCTCGCGCTCCAGCGCCTCGACCTGCCTGCCCACAGTGGGCTGAGCCAGTTTCAGCACCCGCGCCGCAGCCGAGAGACTGCCGGTCTCGGCTGTGGCGAGAAAGGCCCGAGCGCGGGCCCAGTCGAAGCGCAAGATGTCCCAATTCATGCATATATGCATAAACGTAAAGCCATTTTGGTCAATTCATCATGCGTATATGAAGGTGTATTCCGGGGTCGGTCGCAACGCCATCCCCACGGAGCCCCCATGCACTTCCAGTCCCAAACCCCGACCCAATCCCTTCCCGCCACTATGACCGCCGCCACCACCCGTCGCTATGGCGGGCCGGAGGCGATCGCGCTTGAAACAATGCCCGTCCCGCGCCCCGCTCCGGGCGAGGTGCTGGTGCGCATTCATGCCTCCGCCGTCACCACGGGCGACTGGCGCTTGCGCGGCGCGGCCTACCCGAAGGGTCTGCGTTTTGTCGGGCGGCTGGCAACGGGCCTCTTCCGCCCCCGCCATGTCGTGCCAGGCGTGACCTTCTCGGGAATCGTGGTCGCCACCGGCGAGGGCACGGCACGGTTCGCGGTTGGCGAGCCGGTCTTCGGCGCGCTTAACCGGGGCGGGCACGCGGAATACATCGCCGTGCCCGAGACCGCCGCCATCGCCGCCAAACCGCTGAGTCTGACCCATGCGCAGGCCGCCGCGCTGCCCTTCGGCGCCGCCACCGCCGATCACTTCCTGCGCCATCTGGGCCAAGTCCAGCCTGGCGAGCGGGTGCTGATCACCGGCGCCTCGGGCGCGGTCGGCCATGCCGGCATTCAGATCGCGAGGGCGCTGGGCGCGCATGTAACGGCGCTGACCTCGCCCGGGAACGTCGATTTCGTGCGCGACCTCGGCGCGGACGAGGTGATCGACTACACCCGCCAGGACGTCGCGCAAGCGGGTGCCAGGTTCGACGCAGTGTTCGACACGATCGGCCACCTGGATTTCGGTCGGGCGCGCGGGCTCCTGCGGCGCGGTGGGCGCTATCTCACGAACGAGGGCGGCTGGCGCGAGGGGCGGCAGATGCTGGTCCCGTGGCGGCGCCATGGCCATGCGGTGCGCTTCGGTATCTCCGAGCCGGATTCAGTACAGCTGACGCGCCTCGCGGAGCTGGCCGAGGCGGGCAAGCTGGCCCCTGTGATCGAGCGAAGCTTTCCGCTGGAACAGATCGCCCGCGCGCATGAAGCGGTCGAGACCCGCCGCCGCCGTGGCGTGATCGCTTTGGACATGCGCCCGTCCGAGGCGCAGCCGGTACCCGCGGCTGCCTGACCTTGCGTGGCTTCTCTAAGCAAATACTTCGGTCACAACCTCGAGCGCGGCAACGTCGTCCAGAACATGGGCCTGCGGGCAGGGCAACATCACCAAGCTGCGCGTTGGGTGGCTGGTCTGACATGTCTGCTTCCCTGCCATGCTCTGGCATCAGGCGCATAATCGAGTTGACCGTTGGTACAAAGACCCCTCGTTTTCCGTCAGTTTTGGCGGTTTGGGATGGAGGCTCGGAGCGCGCCGGGCGAAACCGGAGCGCATCGAGTCCCTCATTCCGCGAGGCACGGGTCAAGCGCGCTGCCTCGACATGCGCCTGAGCAGGACCGATGCCACAGCGGCAACGACGGCAAGTATAGCAGCCGACGTCAGAGCGGACTTCAGCATCGTCGCTGTGCTTGAGGCCTGTACCAGCGTAGGGTCCGCCCCAACGAGCAGCATCAGGCCTATCCCGAGGTTTTCCAGATAGTCGAAGGTCGCGGCCAGGATAGCCAATGGTACGCCCATCCTGGTCATCAACGTCGGCCCGAACTTGGCGGCACGCCATCGCAGCGTTGATATCAGGGTCAGCGCCAGCAATGCCGGGTAGAGCGTATCCAGAGGGAGCTGGCGCATGAGATAGTATTGGCGCCCGGCCTCACCAAGCGCCTCCAGCAGCACCGCGGCATCGACCTGTGAATACCCTGTGGGTCGCAGATCGAACGGCAGCACCACTGCGAGATCGGTCAGATATCGGAGCGGTCCCAGCACCATGACGAGGTAGATCATAATGGCACCCAGCCCAAATAGGATTGCCAGCTTGCCGCTATGCCCAATTTTCATTTGAAGAACTCCTGTCGCGCTTGGGATATGAGTGTTTGGTAGGGGCACCTTGCTGGCGAGGCATTGTCTTTTGTTAACGGGGCGGCAGACATGCAGATTGCAAGCAACCATGCACAGGACCCACGGGTTTTCGGCCGCTTGGCCACCGCCGATGCGCACACCTTGGCCGGAGCGTTCGAGGCCAAGGCCGTTGCGAAAGCCCATCACCTCGCGCGACAGGGTGATCCCGATGACAAGGAATACATCCTGTTGTCGGGGAAGATGGTCAGTCTGATCGGTGACGCCGAAGGGCACGAAGTGTGCGTTGGCTTTTTCATCGGGCCGTGTGTGATCACGCCCAATCTGGCGCGCACTGCCGCCGGCAAGTCGCTTGTCAGCCTGAGAGCAGAGACAGAGGGACAAGCCGCATCAGTGAAAGCCGCGGTCCTGCTGGACCTGATGCGTGGGTCGCCCGCGATCGAGGATTGGGCCGATGCCGTCTTGCGTGCCGAACTGGAGCGCAAGACAAGCCGGGAATGGAGCCTCGCCGCACTCAAAGCCAAGGAGAGGCTCGAGTGGTTTCGCAGGTTCTATCCTGATCACGAAACCCTGTTCACTCACAGTCAGATCGCGTCGTTCCTCGGAATGACGCCCGTGACGTTGAGCCGACTACGAAATCCGAGCGGATCATAGTAATCTTTATATATTCCAGTATCTTAAGGAACAGAGAAAGTTGGACGTCAGGCCCATCCCCTCCGCCACTATTTCCCGACAGAATGCGCCCGTCTCCTCCGGGAGCAGGAGATTGAAGCAGCTTGGGCCTGCGGCGCGCAGATCGTGCCGCGCCAGCGACTGCCACGCGTTCGTCCACGTATAGTGGCGCAGTCGAGCGGGCTCGAGGTGAGGCGCATTGGCACGCATGAGCGTGGAAATCTGCCACGCAGGCTCCCTCGCAGCGGTCAGAGCGGGTCCTTCAGCCGGCCCAACCAATTCCAGCCGATCGATTGTCGGAACTGATCCGGCAGACATTCGACCGTTTGCCCGCAGTCGGCGGAAGGATGACTGGGCTTCGCGGCCACCGGATCGCGTTCGGAGAGATCGCCGACGCCCTCTCCCAAGGCGACGACATGGCCCGCCGCCTTGCGGCCCCGGATGATCGGCTCCCGCACGCGGATCGTGCCGATGTCGCCTTTCTGCCGGTGATGCAGGTCCGATCCGCAGATTCCGCCCGCGCCGATTGCGACGGTGACCCCGCCCTGTCCCGTCGGTGTCGGGCCCTGCCTTTCGATCCTCAGGTCGCCCTTGGCGTGGAGACGGCAGATGCGGACATGTCGGTCACGGAAGTTCCGATGCGGGGATCAATTGGCCACGAGGCGGGGCAGCCAGGTCGAAAGGGCCGGGATGTAGCTGACCGCCAGCAGAACCAGGATGTTGGTGGCGAGAAACGGCAAGATGGCGCGGATCACCGGTGCCAGGGGAAGCCGTGCGATGCCCGCACAGACGAAGAGGCAGACACCCACCGGGGGCGTGGTCAAGCCGATCATCAGGTTCAGAACGGCGAAGGTTGCGAAATGGATCGGATCGATGCCCACGGCCGACGCGAGCTGGAACAGCGGCACGAAGAGAATGATGAGCGCGGCGATGGTCTCCATGAACATGCCGACGAAGAGCAGAAGCAGGTTGATGACGAGGATCACGAAGAACGGATTGTCCGAGATCGACAGGACCCCGTCCGCGATCATCTGCGGAATGTGCTCCGACACGAGGATCCAGCCGAAGACGTTGGCGAAACCGACCAGCGCCAGGATACCGGCCGAGGCGACGGCGCTGTCGATGACGATCCCCGGCACGGCGCGCCAGGGAAGCTCGCGGTAGATGATACCGCCGACGAGAAGCGCATAGACCGACGCGACGATCGCGGTCTCGGTCGGCGTGGCGAGACCCGAAAGCAGCCCGTAGATGATCAGCCCGGTCATCGCCAATGCCCAGGAAGCCGATCCGAAGGAGCGAACGACCTCGCCCCAACCCCGCCATTCCTGGCGCGGGAAGTTCTTGCGCTTGGCGATGATGTAGGCCGTGACCATCATGGCCAGCCCCATGAGGATGCCCGGGATCGCGCCGGCCACGAACATCTGCCCGACCGAGATACCCGCAAGCGAGCCCACGATGATCATCGGCACCGAGGGCGGAATGATCGGCCCCACGGTCGACGACGCCGCCGTGACGGCCGCCGAGAAATCCGCCGGGTATCCCGCCTTCTTCATGCCGGGGATCATCACGCCCCCGATCGAAGCCGCATCGGCCACAGCCGTGCCGGTGATGCCGCCGAACAGCATGGACGCCGCAATGTTCGTCAGACCCAGGCCGCCCCGGACCCAGCCGACAAGCGCCGAGGCGAAACGGATGATGCGATTGGTGATGCCGCCCCGGTTCATGAGGTTCCCGGCGAGGATGAAGCCCGGGATGGACAGCAGAACGAAGATATCCATCCCCGCATACATCTTCTGCGGTATCGCCACGGGGTTCAGGCCCGCGGCGAGGATATAGGCCAGCGAGGACAGCCCCAGCGTGATGGCCACGGGCACCCCGATGACCAGGCCCCCGACGAACACCAGAAACAGGATTGTCACGTCCAAGGTGTCAGTCCTCCCGCGGAACGAGGGTGTTGGGGCGGCCGTCGTTCGCGCCTGCGATCATGCCGACGATGCGCAACACGGCAAAGAAAGCCAGAAGCGCAAGCATGACAAGCATCGTGACATGCACGTAACTCATGCGCAGGCCAAGCGCGGGGGACGTCTGGAAGTTGCCGATCCTGGTGTATTGCCAAGCCATCGGCAGCAGGTAGATCCCCAGTGCGGCGACCAGCGTTGCCGAGACGAGGCGCAGCCACCACGAGGCACGTTCGGGCAGCGCCTCGCATATGATGTCCACGTTCACGAGGTCTCCGGTCCGCAGCGCGAGGCCCGCGCCGATCGCAGCAAGATAGAGCAGCGCGAAACGGGTCAGTTCCTCGGTCCAGACGGGCGAGGCCCCGCTGAAGCGGCCGACGACCTGTATCAGCACCGCGACGATGAGAACCACGAACGCCAGACCGACCAGCAGCCGGAATAAGACGACGACCGCGTTTTCGAGCATCTGAACGAACCGCATGATACGCGCCTCCGACAATCGGGATTGAAACGGGGCCGCCGACAATGGCGGTTTCGGCGGCCCCGGTTGCGCTCGGCCTATTGCGACTGGGTCTCGAAGAGCTCCTCGACGGTCGGCCGGATTTCGTCGCTGACATTCGACAGGACCGCATCGCGGGCGGCGTCGGCGAAGGCGGCGCCATCGACCTCGACGAAGGTCATGCCTTGCTCCTCGAGATACGCACGGTCGGCTTCGAGGCTCTCGTTGAAGAGCTCGCGCTCATACTCCTGGGCAATCTCTGCCGCCTCCCGGAGCGCCTGCTTGTCCTCGTCGGAAAGCTGGTTCCAGGTCTGCTCCGCAATGGCAAGATATATCCAGGACCGCACATGGTCGGTCAGGTTCACGTGGCTTTGGACCTCGTCGAAGCTGGCGGACCGGATCAGGGCCAGCGGGTTTTCCTGCGCGTCGATGGTGCCGTTCTGAAGCGACGTGAAGACCTCGGAGAACGCCATCGGCGTGGGCTGGGCACCCAGCGCGGACCAGACATCCACGAACAGAGGCACATTGGGAACGCGCATCTTGAGGCCCTGAAGATCGTCCGGGCTCTCGATCGGGCGATTGGATGTCAACTCCCGCGGGCCACGGGCGAAATAGGCCAGAGGGCGGATCTGCGCGTTGTCGATGATCTGCTGCTCGATCGCGTCGCCGATCTCGCCGCTCGCGATCTCATCCATCTGCTCGAGCGAGCCATAGGCGTATGGCACGGCGAGGAGGGCAGCCATCGGGGCCCAGTTCTGAAGCGACTCGCCGGTGATCGTCATGTCCACGGTGCCGAGTTGCATGCCGTTGATGAGGTCGATCTCCTTGCCGAGGGACTCGTTGGGAAAGACCTCGACGGCGATGCGCCCCTCGGTAAGCCGGTCGACCTCCTCGGCGAAGCGCAACGATGCCTGATGCCAGGAATTGTCCTCGTTGGCCAGGTGGCCGAGTTGCAGCGTGCGTTCCTGCGCCGCAAGTGGGCCCGACAGGGCGACAAGGGCCGCGATCGCGCAAAGCGTTCTGGTAAAGTTCATTCTGGGTCTCCTCCTTTGAGTCTTACCACCCGCTCCTCGCTGCCTTCCGGAAGGGCGTCGAAGACGTCGGGGTTTTCCTTTGCGATGAAGGGCAAGTCCTTCAGGACCTCGCGCAGATGCAGTCGAAGGGCGCGCTGGGCCGCGGCGACATGGCCCGCGGCGATGCCGTCGACGATGGCCTCGTGCTGGTCGATGAGCTTTCGGACGTGGAATCGTTCGAGCGACAGGAAACGCACGCGGTCCATCTGCGCCTTCAACCCCTGCACCCGCTGCCAGATACCCGCCTTGCCCGCGGCTTCGGCCAACGTCCGGTGGAACGCCTCGTCGGACGCGATGAAGTCCCGCGGATCAGCACCGGCGATACGCCGCTGGTCGGCCAGAATGGCGCGCAGGTCGGCCACGGGGACCAGACCCGGTCGCTCGGCCAGCAAGGTGACGATATCGGCTTCGACCGCCTCGCGGATGAACCGTGCATCGTGCACTGCAGCCAGACCGATCCGCCGGATCCGGGTCCCGCGCTGCGGCAGGACGGTGACGAGGCCCTCGTCGACCAGCCTGATGAACGCCTCCCGCACGGGCTGTCGGCTCACGCCGTACTGCTCGGCAATCTCGGACTCGGAGATCTTCTGATCGGCGCTCAGTTCGTTACGAATGATCCGCTCGCGCAGCAGCCGACGCAGTTGCGGGGCAATCGGCCGCATCGGGTCGATTTCAATCGCCGCAAGGGCCGGCTCCTTGAGCATCGATCATTCCTCCCCCGGGCTTGCTACCATACTGCCATACAAGTTAACAACGGTAATGTCGGACGACTGCGGGATCACGGGAGGATGGCATGCGCGAAACCTGGAGATGGTTCGGACCGAAGGACCTCGTCAGTATCGACGACGTGCGTGAAGCCGGGGCGGCCGGCATCGTCACGGCGCTGCACCACGTTCCGACCGGCCAGGTCTGGTCACGCGAGGCGATCGCCACCCGCAAGGCCGAGATCGCGCAACGCCGCGATGGCCGCCCCTCGATGCTCGATTGGGCCGTCGTGGAAAGCCTCCCGGTCTCGGAAGACATCAAGACGCGCTCGGGCGCCTGGCGCACGCATGTGGACACCTATATCCAAAGCCTGCGCAATCTTGCCACCGAAGGCATCGAGACGGTCTGCTACAATTTCATGCCCGTGCTCGACTGGACCCGGACGGACCTGGCCTACGAGGTCGAAAGCGGTGCGACCTGCATGCGCTTCGATCTGGCCGACTTCGCCGCCTTCGATCTCTACATCTTGGAACGGGAAGACGCCGAACTGGATTTCGACGCCGAACTGCGGGCGGAGGCCAGGCGCCGGTTCGATGCGATGTCGGCCGATGATCGCGAGGCGATGGCGCGCAATGTCGTCTTCGGACTGCCCGGCGCTGCGGAGTCTTTTTCGCTGGCCGATGTGAGGGCCCTTCTTCGGGACTATGCGCAGATCGGTCCCGATGCCTTGCGCCAGAACCTTGCGGCGTTCCTTTCCGTAGTGGCGCCTGTCGCCGAGGATCTGGGCATGCGCCTGTGCTGTCATCCCGACGACCCGCCCTTCCCGCTTCTGGGTCTTCCGCGCATCATGTCGACAGAGGACGATTACGCCCGGATCATGGATGCGGTGCCGAGCCCCGCCTCGGGGATCACGCTTTGCACCGGATCGCTGGGCGCGCGGGGCGACAACGATCTGCCCGGCATGATCGACCGCCTTGGCGACCGCATCCACTTCCTGCACCTGCGCAACGTCTCGCGCGAGGGCCGGATCATACCCGGCTCCTTTCACGAGGCCGAGCATCTGGGCGGCGACACCGACATGGTGGCCGTCGTCGCGTCCGTTCTGCGGGAGGAGGAGCGGCGTCGGCAGGCCGGGCGCGCCGACGCGTCGATCCCGTTCCGCCCCGATCACGGGCAGGACATTCTCGACGACAAATCCCGCAAGGCCCAGCCGGGCTATCCCGCGATCGGTCGGCTCAAGGGCCTTGCCGAACTTCGGGGGGTGATCGCGGCGCTCAGCCGCGAAAGGACGCACGCGTGACCCGGCTCAGCCGGCGGGACGACATTGCCGACGACATCGCCGTCCCGGCCTACGACCGCGACGCACATGGCGTGGGCATCGTTCATCTGGGGCTCGGCGCGTTCCACAAGGCCCACCAGGCGGTCTATACCGACGATGCGCTCGCGGCCGAGGGCGGCGACTGGCGTATTGCGGCGGTCAGCCTGCGCTCGGCCCGCGCGGTGGAGGAACTCC
Proteins encoded in this window:
- a CDS encoding anthrone oxygenase family protein: MSTTFFVLLQLSILAYALVAGVFLAFSDFIMRSLALTGGMGGVEAMQVINREVFRWVFMALFLGMAAVSVLIAGYAWVALSGPAGTLIGLAALVYLIGCFGVTVAFNVPMNEALAGMELRKETTRDYWLQTYVPRWTFWNSVRTGAAALSAALLLFGLLWMTQIQSQPA
- a CDS encoding LysR family transcriptional regulator, producing MNWDILRFDWARARAFLATAETGSLSAAARVLKLAQPTVGRQVEALERELDVTLFERIGKRLIVTPAGLDLLEHVRAMGEAAQRVVLTASGRSQSLDGPIRITAGEAVSAFILPPVLESLRAAHPDIEITIVATGQQSDLQLREADIAIRNAEPTQGDLIARRTPDRSAGLFARRDYLERLGGDLSRADFIGFEGSANMARALTERGYPIEARQFRILCEAHLVQWAYVRRGMGVGLMMDEIALADPDIARAAPGFSVPVPMWLLTHRELRTSRRVRVVFDMLAEALSRPPKSAAPLA
- a CDS encoding NAD(P)-dependent alcohol dehydrogenase — translated: MTAATTRRYGGPEAIALETMPVPRPAPGEVLVRIHASAVTTGDWRLRGAAYPKGLRFVGRLATGLFRPRHVVPGVTFSGIVVATGEGTARFAVGEPVFGALNRGGHAEYIAVPETAAIAAKPLSLTHAQAAALPFGAATADHFLRHLGQVQPGERVLITGASGAVGHAGIQIARALGAHVTALTSPGNVDFVRDLGADEVIDYTRQDVAQAGARFDAVFDTIGHLDFGRARGLLRRGGRYLTNEGGWREGRQMLVPWRRHGHAVRFGISEPDSVQLTRLAELAEAGKLAPVIERSFPLEQIARAHEAVETRRRRGVIALDMRPSEAQPVPAAA
- a CDS encoding Crp/Fnr family transcriptional regulator — translated: MATADAHTLAGAFEAKAVAKAHHLARQGDPDDKEYILLSGKMVSLIGDAEGHEVCVGFFIGPCVITPNLARTAAGKSLVSLRAETEGQAASVKAAVLLDLMRGSPAIEDWADAVLRAELERKTSREWSLAALKAKERLEWFRRFYPDHETLFTHSQIASFLGMTPVTLSRLRNPSGS
- a CDS encoding alcohol dehydrogenase catalytic domain-containing protein; the encoded protein is MCRLHAKGDLRIERQGPTPTGQGGVTVAIGAGGICGSDLHHRQKGDIGTIRVREPIIRGRKAAGHVVALGEGVGDLSERDPVAAKPSHPSADCGQTVECLPDQFRQSIGWNWLGRLKDPL
- a CDS encoding TRAP transporter large permease, with protein sequence MDVTILFLVFVGGLVIGVPVAITLGLSSLAYILAAGLNPVAIPQKMYAGMDIFVLLSIPGFILAGNLMNRGGITNRIIRFASALVGWVRGGLGLTNIAASMLFGGITGTAVADAASIGGVMIPGMKKAGYPADFSAAVTAASSTVGPIIPPSVPMIIVGSLAGISVGQMFVAGAIPGILMGLAMMVTAYIIAKRKNFPRQEWRGWGEVVRSFGSASWALAMTGLIIYGLLSGLATPTETAIVASVYALLVGGIIYRELPWRAVPGIVIDSAVASAGILALVGFANVFGWILVSEHIPQMIADGVLSISDNPFFVILVINLLLLFVGMFMETIAALIILFVPLFQLASAVGIDPIHFATFAVLNLMIGLTTPPVGVCLFVCAGIARLPLAPVIRAILPFLATNILVLLAVSYIPALSTWLPRLVAN
- a CDS encoding TRAP transporter small permease — its product is MRFVQMLENAVVVLFRLLVGLAFVVLIVAVLIQVVGRFSGASPVWTEELTRFALLYLAAIGAGLALRTGDLVNVDIICEALPERASWWLRLVSATLVAALGIYLLPMAWQYTRIGNFQTSPALGLRMSYVHVTMLVMLALLAFFAVLRIVGMIAGANDGRPNTLVPRED
- a CDS encoding TRAP transporter substrate-binding protein, which codes for MNFTRTLCAIAALVALSGPLAAQERTLQLGHLANEDNSWHQASLRFAEEVDRLTEGRIAVEVFPNESLGKEIDLINGMQLGTVDMTITGESLQNWAPMAALLAVPYAYGSLEQMDEIASGEIGDAIEQQIIDNAQIRPLAYFARGPRELTSNRPIESPDDLQGLKMRVPNVPLFVDVWSALGAQPTPMAFSEVFTSLQNGTIDAQENPLALIRSASFDEVQSHVNLTDHVRSWIYLAIAEQTWNQLSDEDKQALREAAEIAQEYERELFNESLEADRAYLEEQGMTFVEVDGAAFADAARDAVLSNVSDEIRPTVEELFETQSQ
- a CDS encoding GntR family transcriptional regulator — protein: MLKEPALAAIEIDPMRPIAPQLRRLLRERIIRNELSADQKISESEIAEQYGVSRQPVREAFIRLVDEGLVTVLPQRGTRIRRIGLAAVHDARFIREAVEADIVTLLAERPGLVPVADLRAILADQRRIAGADPRDFIASDEAFHRTLAEAAGKAGIWQRVQGLKAQMDRVRFLSLERFHVRKLIDQHEAIVDGIAAGHVAAAQRALRLHLREVLKDLPFIAKENPDVFDALPEGSEERVVRLKGGDPE
- the uxuA gene encoding mannonate dehydratase yields the protein MRETWRWFGPKDLVSIDDVREAGAAGIVTALHHVPTGQVWSREAIATRKAEIAQRRDGRPSMLDWAVVESLPVSEDIKTRSGAWRTHVDTYIQSLRNLATEGIETVCYNFMPVLDWTRTDLAYEVESGATCMRFDLADFAAFDLYILEREDAELDFDAELRAEARRRFDAMSADDREAMARNVVFGLPGAAESFSLADVRALLRDYAQIGPDALRQNLAAFLSVVAPVAEDLGMRLCCHPDDPPFPLLGLPRIMSTEDDYARIMDAVPSPASGITLCTGSLGARGDNDLPGMIDRLGDRIHFLHLRNVSREGRIIPGSFHEAEHLGGDTDMVAVVASVLREEERRRQAGRADASIPFRPDHGQDILDDKSRKAQPGYPAIGRLKGLAELRGVIAALSRERTHA